Proteins encoded together in one Shewanella oneidensis MR-1 window:
- a CDS encoding M13 family metallopeptidase produces the protein MSDRLIPALLLSTTVLTGLSACGDTTKDTVATVSGNVASAQTSTGQNAEQANAMPIGINLAAMSPKVKPGDDFYTYANGEWMKTTEIPADRSSTGAFLVAFQETEKHKTSLIAELVKAEHAAGSDEARIADFYKAFTDTAAIDAAGMKPMAADLARYQAIMDKQGLSAALGANLRADVDPLNATDFFTENLFGIFVTQGLATPGEVLPYFLQGGLGLPEREYYLSDDPKMVELRSAYRAYIETLLTDAGISDAAARAERIFALEHKIAAAHASREDSEDFTKASGVWSRADFDAKAPGIDWTAFLAAAQLDKQGKFAAYHASAITNLSALVASEPLDAWKDWLVFHHINSHADVLPSNIDNASFAFNGTKLSGTPEQRSRDKRALSALDEYLGDAVGRAYAEHYFPASAKAEVSTMVDNIVTAFGKRVEKLEWMDPSTKKEALAKVATIAVGVGYPDKWRNYDAYTVLPTNAYANAINGEKVEYAHQLAKIGKPMDKGEWWMTPQVVNAVNLPVQNALNFPAGILQPPFFDAKADAAYNYGAIGAVIGHEISHSFDNNGAAFDSTGAMRNWWTPADFAQFAKQGEALAKQFDAYAPFPDLHVNGKLTLGENIADVAGLAAALDAYHASLNGKPAPVIDGFTGDQRFFIGFAQTWATKMRDEALRARVATDGHAPGMYRALTVRNLDAWYTAFDVKPGDKLYLAPEERVKIW, from the coding sequence ATGTCGGACCGCCTGATCCCCGCCTTATTACTGTCGACGACAGTGCTAACGGGACTATCTGCCTGTGGTGACACCACCAAAGATACCGTCGCAACAGTGAGCGGCAATGTCGCTTCAGCCCAAACCAGCACTGGCCAAAACGCCGAACAAGCCAACGCCATGCCCATCGGCATTAATCTCGCGGCTATGTCGCCCAAGGTTAAACCCGGTGATGACTTTTATACCTACGCCAATGGCGAATGGATGAAAACCACAGAGATCCCTGCGGATCGCTCAAGCACGGGGGCGTTTTTAGTCGCTTTCCAAGAGACGGAAAAGCATAAGACCAGCCTGATTGCTGAGTTAGTTAAGGCCGAACACGCGGCGGGCAGCGATGAAGCGCGTATCGCCGATTTTTATAAGGCTTTTACCGATACCGCCGCCATTGATGCAGCGGGGATGAAGCCGATGGCAGCCGACTTAGCCCGTTATCAAGCCATTATGGATAAACAGGGCTTATCGGCGGCGCTCGGGGCGAATCTGCGCGCTGATGTGGACCCACTCAATGCCACTGATTTTTTCACCGAAAACCTCTTCGGTATTTTCGTCACCCAAGGTTTAGCTACCCCAGGTGAAGTACTGCCTTACTTTCTCCAAGGCGGTTTAGGATTACCCGAGCGCGAATATTATCTCTCGGACGATCCTAAAATGGTGGAACTACGCAGCGCTTACCGCGCCTATATCGAAACCCTGTTAACGGATGCCGGAATTAGCGATGCCGCTGCCCGTGCCGAGCGCATTTTTGCCCTCGAGCACAAAATCGCTGCTGCCCACGCCAGTCGTGAAGACAGCGAAGATTTCACTAAGGCATCGGGTGTATGGAGCCGCGCTGATTTTGATGCCAAAGCCCCTGGTATCGACTGGACCGCCTTTTTAGCCGCAGCGCAGCTGGATAAGCAAGGCAAATTTGCCGCCTACCATGCCAGTGCCATTACCAACCTCTCGGCGCTGGTGGCCTCAGAGCCGTTGGATGCGTGGAAAGACTGGCTTGTGTTCCACCATATCAACAGCCATGCGGATGTGTTGCCGTCCAATATTGATAATGCGTCGTTTGCCTTTAATGGCACTAAGCTGTCGGGCACGCCTGAGCAGCGCAGCCGTGATAAGCGGGCACTAAGTGCATTGGATGAGTATTTAGGGGATGCCGTGGGCCGCGCTTACGCCGAGCACTATTTCCCTGCCTCAGCTAAGGCTGAAGTTAGCACTATGGTCGACAATATCGTGACTGCCTTTGGCAAGCGCGTCGAAAAACTAGAGTGGATGGACCCCTCAACCAAGAAAGAAGCACTGGCTAAGGTCGCAACCATTGCCGTGGGCGTGGGTTACCCCGATAAATGGCGTAATTATGATGCTTACACTGTTTTGCCCACCAATGCCTACGCCAATGCCATCAATGGTGAGAAGGTAGAATATGCCCATCAACTCGCCAAAATCGGCAAACCTATGGATAAGGGCGAGTGGTGGATGACGCCGCAAGTCGTCAACGCAGTAAACTTGCCAGTGCAAAACGCGCTTAACTTCCCCGCGGGGATTTTACAGCCGCCATTCTTCGATGCGAAGGCCGATGCCGCCTATAACTATGGCGCGATTGGTGCTGTGATTGGCCATGAGATCAGCCATAGCTTCGATAATAATGGCGCGGCCTTCGATTCGACGGGCGCTATGCGTAACTGGTGGACACCGGCGGACTTTGCCCAGTTTGCTAAACAGGGCGAGGCACTGGCGAAGCAATTTGATGCCTACGCGCCATTCCCCGATCTGCATGTCAACGGCAAGCTGACCTTAGGCGAAAACATTGCCGACGTAGCGGGCTTAGCGGCTGCACTCGATGCCTACCATGCCTCACTTAACGGCAAGCCTGCACCGGTTATCGATGGCTTTACTGGCGATCAACGCTTCTTTATCGGTTTTGCGCAAACCTGGGCGACCAAGATGCGTGACGAGGCTTTGCGTGCCCGCGTGGCGACCGATGGTCATGCCCCCGGCATGTATCGCGCGCTAACGGTGCGTAACTTAGATGCGTGGTACACAGCATTCGATGTGAAGCCCGGCGATAAGCTGTACTTAGCACCAGAGGAACGGGTAAAAATCTGGTAA
- a CDS encoding flavin reductase family protein — MTTENRYFYEPSKGHGLAHDPLNAIVAPRPIGWISSRNAQGQRNLAPYSFFNCFNYKPPIIGFASTGWKDSVANIVDTGEFVWNLTTRSLAEKMNQTSAMLPRGENEFAFAGLTPKSGTIVKAELVAESPVNFECKLSQCIQLTAANGDKIDTWLVLGEVVAVHIAKHLLDSDGVYQTALAEPVLRAGGPSAYYGISEALRFDLHRPQV; from the coding sequence ATGACCACCGAAAACCGCTATTTTTACGAACCGAGCAAAGGACATGGACTGGCGCACGATCCATTAAATGCCATTGTCGCTCCAAGACCCATAGGTTGGATTTCTTCCCGCAATGCACAGGGGCAACGCAATCTCGCGCCCTATAGTTTTTTCAATTGTTTCAACTACAAACCACCTATCATCGGCTTTGCCAGCACGGGCTGGAAGGACAGTGTCGCCAATATTGTCGACACCGGCGAATTTGTGTGGAACCTCACCACTCGCAGCCTTGCCGAGAAAATGAATCAAACCTCAGCCATGCTGCCCCGCGGTGAAAACGAATTTGCCTTTGCTGGACTCACCCCAAAATCGGGCACAATAGTCAAAGCCGAGCTGGTGGCAGAAAGCCCTGTGAACTTTGAATGTAAGCTTTCTCAATGCATTCAATTAACTGCCGCCAATGGTGACAAGATTGATACTTGGTTAGTGTTAGGTGAAGTGGTCGCTGTGCATATCGCCAAGCATTTACTCGATAGTGACGGCGTGTATCAAACCGCCCTCGCCGAACCCGTGCTGCGGGCTGGCGGCCCATCGGCCTACTATGGGATTTCGGAAGCGTTACGGTTTGATTTGCATAGACCACAGGTTTAG
- a CDS encoding IS3-like element ISSod1 family transposase (programmed frameshift): MSLKKSHKSYPQAFKDEAVLMVLEQGYSVADAAKSLGVSTSLLYNWKEKHEALQQGITLEESERDELKRLRRENKELRMEKEIPKKGKRLLCERNEVRFRFIKLQSHLFPITLLCRVMSVSKSGYYDWHKRPANVISVETLKLYRLVRQLFKQSRGSLGNREMVKKLRKEGYQVGRYLVRKIMHRLRLKATQRCAYKVTTQRKHSDAVADNLLNMNFNPVSANQVWAGDVTYLKTGEGWMYLAVVMDLYSRRIVGWRIDKRMTTDLISKALIKAYNLRQPARGLVFHSDRGSQYTSKQFGRLLSSYGIRASMGDVGACWDNAVVERFFGSLKHDWIFKVAQPTREFMKQDVTAYIKYYNLERLHSANNDLSPVEFENSQVKVSSLG; encoded by the exons ATGAGTCTGAAAAAATCACATAAGAGTTATCCGCAGGCATTTAAAGATGAAGCCGTCTTGATGGTGCTGGAGCAAGGTTATAGCGTTGCCGATGCGGCAAAGTCTCTTGGAGTTAGCACGAGCCTGCTTTACAACTGGAAGGAAAAACACGAAGCCCTGCAACAAGGCATCACCTTAGAAGAGTCTGAGCGTGATGAGTTGAAGCGATTGCGTAGAGAAAACAAAGAATTACGCATGGAAAAAGAAATTC CTAAAAAAGGCAAGCGCCTTCTTTGCGAGAGAAATGAAGTAAGATTTCGTTTCATCAAACTGCAATCTCACCTGTTTCCCATAACACTGTTATGTCGAGTAATGAGTGTCAGTAAGTCAGGCTATTACGATTGGCATAAACGCCCTGCAAACGTGATAAGCGTTGAAACACTGAAGCTTTATCGCCTTGTTCGACAGCTATTTAAGCAAAGTCGAGGCAGCTTAGGGAATCGTGAAATGGTGAAGAAATTGCGCAAGGAAGGCTACCAGGTTGGTCGCTATCTCGTTCGTAAAATTATGCACCGCCTTCGACTCAAAGCAACCCAGCGATGTGCTTACAAGGTGACGACACAGCGAAAACACTCAGATGCAGTGGCTGATAACCTGTTAAACATGAACTTTAATCCAGTATCGGCTAATCAGGTCTGGGCGGGTGACGTGACCTATTTAAAGACGGGTGAAGGCTGGATGTACTTAGCTGTGGTGATGGATTTATATTCACGCCGGATTGTGGGATGGCGCATAGACAAACGCATGACCACAGATTTGATATCCAAGGCATTAATAAAAGCCTACAACCTGCGACAACCAGCGCGAGGGCTGGTATTTCACAGTGACCGAGGCTCGCAATATACCAGTAAACAATTCGGTAGGCTGCTATCGAGCTATGGTATCCGAGCCAGCATGGGTGATGTGGGTGCGTGTTGGGATAATGCCGTTGTTGAGCGATTCTTTGGTAGCTTGAAACACGATTGGATTTTTAAAGTTGCTCAACCAACAAGGGAGTTTATGAAGCAAGATGTGACGGCTTACATCAAATATTACAACTTGGAGCGACTTCATTCTGCTAATAACGATCTGTCACCTGTAGAGTTTGAGAATTCTCAAGTAAAAGTGTCCAGTTTGGGTTGA
- a CDS encoding MvdC/MvdD family ATP grasp protein → MQTLLITSSFDKTCDYIQVKFPELNYFRLNVDKFSSYKLEIIADGFRIECGEHRLFSSECSSIYFRKPVFENLDGNIDVQYHNFVHKESYSLIEGLIESFSGRCLSKPSVMRRANNKVFQIMLAKSVGFLMPQLSITNDEIVLKKWAKDDAIVKPLAIGTVEYKTKKEFVQTNRLSSEKDTSALKYAPVYLQKFVDKDYEVRVTAINGQFFPARIDASNPVDWRKPNTETLFTKCVLPENIEQQCRTYMYKSSMDFGCFDFLVKDNVWYFLEMNANGQWGWLDNLFEGKISDAIATYLKSGLKNAHC, encoded by the coding sequence GTGCAAACCCTCTTGATTACTAGTTCTTTTGATAAGACTTGTGACTATATTCAGGTTAAATTCCCTGAGCTTAATTACTTTCGGCTCAATGTTGATAAATTTTCAAGTTATAAATTGGAGATTATTGCTGATGGTTTTCGAATCGAGTGTGGTGAGCATCGATTATTTTCCTCTGAGTGTTCATCAATCTACTTTCGCAAGCCTGTGTTTGAGAATCTTGATGGTAACATTGATGTTCAATATCATAACTTTGTTCACAAGGAATCTTATTCGTTAATTGAAGGTTTAATAGAAAGCTTCAGTGGGCGTTGTCTTAGTAAACCTTCTGTCATGCGACGTGCCAACAACAAAGTGTTTCAGATCATGCTTGCAAAAAGTGTAGGCTTTCTTATGCCGCAGCTATCTATTACGAATGACGAAATAGTATTAAAAAAATGGGCTAAAGATGATGCTATCGTTAAACCTCTTGCTATTGGTACTGTTGAGTATAAGACGAAAAAAGAGTTTGTTCAGACAAATCGACTATCGTCGGAAAAAGATACATCAGCCTTAAAATATGCACCTGTATACCTGCAAAAATTCGTAGATAAAGACTACGAGGTGAGAGTAACGGCTATCAATGGCCAGTTTTTTCCCGCTCGAATTGATGCCAGTAATCCAGTTGATTGGAGAAAGCCAAACACTGAGACTTTATTCACTAAGTGTGTTCTTCCTGAAAATATTGAGCAACAGTGTAGGACTTATATGTATAAAAGTAGTATGGACTTTGGTTGTTTCGATTTTTTGGTCAAGGATAATGTTTGGTATTTTCTTGAAATGAATGCAAATGGACAGTGGGGATGGCTTGATAATCTTTTTGAAGGAAAAATTTCAGATGCGATTGCTACATATTTGAAGAGTGGACTTAAAAATGCCCATTGTTAA
- a CDS encoding NERD domain-containing protein kinase family protein → MAKHISFGTPVNDAERWAFSLLAEELPDDYLLLTNVEIPTQSGQAMEVDALVVGEWGVYVVDVKGYMGRLNAGLHAWLLDGRDVDNSLAKANYVARVLAGKLKHKIPVGVYAPWCQGMVFVTGRKGEEIELEKDEGTLSIYTPKQIIAALTKEWGLTAPHKHPVTEKQKEIVLNTIGQVALVEQRNNKIQDFIKLKCLFLQQGLEVWQAEYQPGGWTAPWLLKILLPIQFDHSEEAAVHEQRLRDEFQRMQALSGCSGVPYCAPLIQDGEQLVLPIRMPRGLPMNMLSLTELTTYQLLEILRRSVSSLQQIHRRGYTVGGWAENCVFISEEGDVEFIDIKDSISTSTDIQQYASRFLALAEQTRQPRIYQWYRQAIAGGTNDLDALRSDLSAIIDIGVCDTLPQAIVIKEGAVIDHHYRLERLITESTHSQLWQALHLQGQYACGLSIYHQVDADWPMLSNLYRSLSKIYHPHIEKVLAFGQLPESEALFIARAWEQGDAIDTVSNIEIGQPRQWFTQLLSALQYLHRLDIFHGAICPKNIICHADKAVLVNFGVGLDIAASYYAAQYADPTLWSFEGQAERDLFGLVASFIDALTPASLKGDMGQKDMINALHSFDKQWFGEELFDACHRVLSFEFPLDPKRSYAEQFGIVC, encoded by the coding sequence ATGGCAAAACATATCAGCTTTGGCACGCCAGTTAACGATGCCGAGCGTTGGGCATTTAGTTTACTTGCCGAAGAGCTTCCCGATGACTATTTGCTACTAACCAATGTCGAAATCCCAACGCAATCGGGACAGGCGATGGAAGTTGATGCCCTAGTCGTTGGGGAATGGGGGGTATATGTTGTTGATGTTAAAGGTTACATGGGAAGACTGAATGCCGGGCTACATGCATGGCTACTCGATGGCCGTGATGTGGATAACAGCCTAGCTAAAGCCAATTATGTTGCCCGTGTACTCGCAGGTAAGCTCAAGCACAAAATCCCCGTGGGTGTTTATGCTCCTTGGTGCCAAGGCATGGTGTTTGTTACCGGACGCAAAGGGGAGGAAATTGAGCTTGAGAAGGATGAAGGCACACTGAGTATTTACACGCCCAAGCAGATCATCGCCGCGTTAACGAAGGAATGGGGCTTAACGGCTCCACACAAGCATCCGGTAACGGAAAAGCAAAAGGAAATAGTGCTCAACACCATAGGTCAAGTGGCATTGGTGGAGCAACGCAATAATAAGATCCAAGATTTTATTAAGCTAAAATGCTTGTTTTTACAGCAAGGACTGGAGGTATGGCAGGCCGAATATCAACCGGGAGGTTGGACTGCACCATGGTTACTGAAGATTTTATTACCCATTCAGTTCGACCACAGTGAAGAGGCCGCGGTGCATGAGCAGCGTTTACGGGATGAATTTCAGCGCATGCAGGCACTATCAGGGTGCAGTGGCGTCCCCTACTGCGCACCGCTGATCCAAGACGGCGAACAATTAGTGCTGCCTATCCGCATGCCGCGTGGCTTGCCGATGAATATGCTCTCACTCACCGAATTAACAACTTATCAATTACTTGAAATACTTCGCCGCTCTGTTTCGAGCCTACAGCAAATACATCGCCGCGGTTATACCGTTGGAGGGTGGGCGGAAAACTGCGTATTTATTTCTGAGGAAGGTGACGTTGAGTTTATTGATATTAAAGACTCTATTTCAACCTCGACGGATATTCAGCAGTATGCGAGTCGTTTCCTTGCCCTCGCGGAACAAACGCGCCAACCACGCATTTACCAATGGTATCGACAGGCCATAGCAGGAGGCACCAATGATTTGGATGCACTGCGCAGCGATCTCAGTGCCATTATCGACATTGGCGTGTGTGATACGTTACCGCAAGCTATTGTTATCAAAGAGGGAGCAGTCATTGATCACCATTACCGCCTCGAACGCCTGATTACCGAATCCACCCATAGTCAATTGTGGCAGGCATTACACCTTCAGGGACAATATGCATGCGGATTATCAATTTATCATCAGGTCGATGCCGATTGGCCAATGCTAAGTAACCTCTATCGCAGTTTATCGAAGATATATCATCCCCATATTGAAAAGGTGTTAGCTTTTGGCCAATTGCCAGAAAGTGAAGCGCTATTTATCGCTAGGGCATGGGAGCAAGGCGACGCTATTGATACTGTGTCAAATATTGAAATAGGGCAACCGCGACAATGGTTTACTCAGTTATTGTCCGCGCTGCAATATTTGCATCGCCTTGATATTTTCCATGGTGCCATCTGCCCCAAAAACATCATTTGCCATGCTGACAAAGCGGTATTAGTGAACTTTGGGGTCGGACTCGATATTGCGGCCAGCTATTATGCGGCTCAATATGCCGATCCAACCCTATGGTCATTTGAAGGTCAGGCCGAGCGGGATCTTTTTGGACTCGTCGCCAGCTTTATTGATGCACTGACCCCAGCCTCCTTGAAAGGGGATATGGGGCAAAAAGACATGATTAATGCGTTGCATTCATTTGATAAACAATGGTTTGGAGAGGAATTATTTGATGCTTGTCACCGAGTGCTCTCCTTTGAATTCCCCTTAGATCCCAAACGCAGTTATGCCGAACAGTTTGGGATTGTTTGCTAA
- a CDS encoding methyl-accepting chemotaxis protein, which produces MNWVRSISIKLRLTLLLVALLATMFVMGLSHKQSADTINVMLNNMYLNQLVPITDVANANMQAIYHHRELFNYVIEAKQSEMDRIAGVMDKYETQMMALLNKYRVTELTPDETRLLADFDRQWPPYKAAAKKMMDASYRNDNEAAMQLMKSEVTPTFQQADATLSAIVNKNVDLGKKAYDDSDVVVAQLGQEFVITMGLVLVIAAISGALVIRSILAPLDQTVTDLSHIARGNLVDTIPPSGNDELTKLQHSMASTRKSLKETINTVLHISEELGSSAAQLSSAAQQVMTSSEMQAQATACSAASIEEMSTSIAQLSDSANSANEQAMTSGNLAQQGEHQVEGVSREVRAVTDAINQSTTQIRQLADDVTKVGQITVMIKGVADQTNLLALNAAIEAARAGDMGRGFAVVADEVRQLAERTTKATQEIDSMISSVQSKAMETVSTMDKYVQSIENVRLNTAQASDLMAKVDQSSQAVVGLMGEINVMLHEQSSASQLIAQSVEEVNNMSQENVSASECVNGEAVHLTQIVGELKKSVSIFKLS; this is translated from the coding sequence ATGAATTGGGTAAGAAGTATATCGATAAAGCTACGTTTGACTCTCTTGCTTGTTGCATTGCTCGCAACGATGTTTGTTATGGGATTGAGCCACAAGCAATCAGCCGACACCATAAATGTCATGCTAAACAACATGTATCTCAACCAGCTCGTGCCTATCACCGATGTGGCAAATGCAAACATGCAAGCCATCTACCACCATCGTGAATTATTCAACTACGTTATCGAAGCAAAACAGTCAGAAATGGACCGAATTGCGGGTGTCATGGATAAATATGAAACCCAAATGATGGCATTACTCAATAAATATCGCGTGACTGAGCTGACCCCTGACGAAACCCGTTTACTGGCGGATTTTGACCGCCAATGGCCGCCTTATAAAGCAGCAGCAAAGAAAATGATGGACGCGTCATATCGCAATGATAACGAGGCAGCCATGCAGCTGATGAAGTCCGAGGTAACGCCAACCTTTCAGCAAGCAGATGCCACTCTCTCTGCGATTGTGAACAAGAACGTCGATCTAGGGAAAAAGGCTTATGACGACAGCGATGTCGTGGTTGCCCAGCTAGGGCAAGAGTTCGTGATAACCATGGGTCTGGTTCTGGTTATCGCAGCTATTTCTGGGGCGTTAGTTATACGTAGTATCCTCGCACCATTGGACCAAACTGTTACCGACCTTTCCCATATTGCCAGGGGTAATCTGGTGGATACTATTCCGCCCTCTGGTAATGATGAGCTTACCAAGCTGCAGCACTCGATGGCATCGACTCGCAAGTCACTTAAAGAAACTATTAATACCGTTTTGCATATCTCCGAAGAGCTGGGTTCTTCTGCGGCCCAGCTATCCAGTGCTGCTCAGCAAGTGATGACCAGCTCTGAAATGCAAGCCCAAGCAACAGCCTGCTCAGCTGCCTCCATTGAAGAGATGTCCACTTCGATAGCACAACTTTCTGATTCGGCTAACAGCGCAAATGAACAAGCCATGACATCAGGCAATTTGGCGCAACAAGGTGAGCATCAAGTCGAGGGGGTCTCTCGGGAAGTGCGAGCAGTGACCGATGCCATCAATCAATCGACCACGCAAATCCGCCAGCTGGCAGATGATGTCACCAAGGTGGGCCAAATCACCGTCATGATTAAAGGCGTGGCAGACCAAACCAACTTGCTGGCACTTAACGCTGCCATTGAAGCGGCCCGGGCTGGTGATATGGGACGTGGGTTCGCCGTGGTGGCTGACGAAGTACGCCAATTGGCAGAGAGAACAACCAAAGCCACCCAAGAAATCGACAGCATGATAAGTAGTGTGCAATCCAAGGCCATGGAGACGGTCAGCACCATGGACAAATATGTGCAGAGCATTGAAAACGTTCGCCTTAACACAGCCCAGGCCAGTGACTTGATGGCCAAGGTAGACCAAAGCTCCCAAGCGGTTGTCGGGCTGATGGGCGAAATCAACGTCATGCTGCATGAACAATCCTCTGCAAGCCAACTGATTGCCCAGTCTGTTGAAGAGGTGAACAACATGTCACAGGAGAACGTCTCCGCTTCAGAGTGTGTCAATGGTGAAGCTGTGCACCTTACCCAGATTGTAGGGGAGCTCAAGAAGAGCGTCTCCATCTTTAAATTGAGCTAA
- a CDS encoding DUF3313 domain-containing protein, with translation MKKVVMIAMAAVLLGGCSVKERAMSGFQVVPFDAFKTSESNPNQRIYKEPGVDLRQYNQVLLDPIQFIRQENGKWYLLTANEQNEIGRYYHAKFQNELMKNGVKIATESGPGVIRVQAAVTNFDLTRPELKLRDLLPAKIAIDVTKEAIGMEPYLLKVGSMSQLLDSQSGKLLVRVLDARESDDTIQKDSPITASELEKMIDKWAAGRAKQLADNLGK, from the coding sequence ATGAAAAAAGTGGTGATGATTGCTATGGCAGCGGTCTTACTGGGTGGATGTTCTGTAAAAGAAAGGGCAATGAGTGGATTTCAGGTTGTGCCCTTTGATGCGTTCAAAACGAGCGAAAGCAATCCCAATCAGCGTATTTATAAGGAGCCGGGCGTTGACCTGCGCCAGTACAATCAGGTGTTACTCGATCCAATCCAATTTATTCGCCAAGAGAATGGTAAATGGTATCTGTTGACCGCCAATGAGCAGAATGAGATTGGTCGTTATTACCATGCTAAGTTCCAAAATGAGTTGATGAAAAATGGAGTCAAGATTGCGACTGAGTCCGGCCCAGGCGTGATTAGAGTTCAGGCTGCGGTGACGAATTTTGATTTAACTCGACCAGAGCTTAAATTACGCGATCTATTACCGGCGAAGATTGCTATTGATGTGACAAAAGAGGCGATCGGTATGGAGCCTTACTTACTGAAGGTCGGTAGCATGTCGCAGTTGCTCGACTCCCAAAGCGGCAAGTTGTTAGTGCGGGTTTTAGATGCTCGTGAGAGTGATGATACCATCCAAAAAGATTCTCCTATTACAGCAAGCGAACTGGAAAAGATGATTGATAAGTGGGCTGCTGGCCGTGCGAAACAGTTAGCCGACAATTTGGGTAAATAA